Proteins from one Sabethes cyaneus chromosome 2, idSabCyanKW18_F2, whole genome shotgun sequence genomic window:
- the LOC128735240 gene encoding LOW QUALITY PROTEIN: uncharacterized protein LOC128735240 (The sequence of the model RefSeq protein was modified relative to this genomic sequence to represent the inferred CDS: substituted 1 base at 1 genomic stop codon) codes for MTTHNFSEYIRKIFYPFLIKHKIKLPVILFVDGHSSHVAVEVADLCLRLGIILIALYPNTTRIIQPADVSIFKPLKDQWKKEVDYWRYDHPGEPLTVRQFGPVLEKAVSNGIKQDSITNGFRVCGLYPFNADNVDYSKCMAVTNCLSTINIFNTTSIVSSKSSTVTETPTTCEPISSTLSATDFTSIPSKDTEIPSAVSIPGISAIEAATHMTFTLSPYVSVHTNKIKQVLELMGPSTLAKTLERADENDTHEQKIIRFFYQEFIQPYVDIQSTPAEYRNEQNHENLKSFTENLSIPKSSTCNVSDGSNINDYDRTVTQNLETTDQPPFNDEITVLGELTISNEGNVSFSGDYSQQEVVRLLEESNKQISSLDMQKATSGISTSFTEPTVKQSHTEALRDVTNKRINSRKTSISDFLQLPPVPHRSGKHRNYAXKFHPVLTAAERLEEIRKVEKEKQDVEHKKKIRAIEREKTKQEKLATKQEKAHERKKKKMDAELKKRENVRRNLKRSTADKNQRKDKKAPESGKKRKMENHDGEY; via the exons ATGACCACTCATAATTTTAGCGAGTACATCAGGAAAATATTTTATCCGTTTCTAATCAAACATAAAATCAAACTTCCTGTTATTCTGTTTGTTGACGGCCACTCTTCTCATGTGGCTGTAGAGGTGGCAGATTTGTGCCTTCGTTTGGGGATAATCTTGATAGCTCTCTATCCGAACACCACTCGCATAATACAACCCGCGGATGTTTCAATTTTCAAACCACTAAAAGATCAGTGGAAAAAGGAGGTTGATTATTGGCGTTACGATCATCCTGGAGAGCCCTTAACTGTGCGACAATTCGGTCCAGTGTTGGAAAAGGCGGTGAGCAATGGGATAAAACAAGATAGTATCACAAATGGTTTCCGTGTGTGTGGGTTATATCCCTTTAATGCAGACAACGTCGATTATTCTAAGTGCATGGCTGTAACTAACTGTTTGAGCACTATTAATATCTTCAACACCACAAGCATTGTTTCTTCTAAAAGCAGTACTGTTACGGAAACACCTACAACTTGTGAACCAATTTCGTCAACACTTTCAGCTACAGATTTCACGTCAATTCCATCAAAAGACACAGAAATTCCATCAGCGGTGTCAATTCCAGGAATATCAG caATAGAAGCGGCAACACACATGACTTTCACCTTGTCTCCTTATGTGTCAGTTCATACGAATAAGATTAAGCAAGTTCTAGAGCTTATGGGACCATCAACTTTGGCTAAGACCCTCGAAAGGGCAGATGAAAATGATACTCATGAGCAGAAGATCATACGCTTTTTCTATCAGGAATTTATACAACCGTATGTCGATATCCAGTCAACACCAGCAGAATATAGAAATGAACAAAACCATGAGAATCTAAAATCTTTTACGGAAAATCTTTCCATACCAAAGTCGTCCACTTGCAACGTAAGCGATGGGTCCAACATAAACGATTATGACAGAACTGTTACGCAGAATCTTGAAACCACTGATCAGCCGCCGTTTAATGATGAAATAACTGTTCTTGGAGAGCTCACTATTTCTAATGAAGGGAACGTATCCTTCTCTGGGGATTATTCTCAACAAGAGGTTGTGCGACTTTTGGAAGAATCGAACAAACAAATCTCTTCACTCGATATGCAGAAAGCTACGAGTGGCATAAGTACTTCATTCACTG AACCGACAGTCAAGCAATCTCACACAGAAGCACTTCGAGATGTTACCAACAAAAGAATTAACAGCAGAAAAACCAGCATTTCCGACTTCCTGCAGTTACCACCAGTACCTCACAGGAGTGGAAAACATCGGAATTATGCCTAAAAGTTCCATCCAGTTTTAACTGCGGCTGAGCGATTGGAGGAAATTCGCAAAGTGGAAAAAGAAAAGCAGGACGTTGAACATAAGAAGAAGATTAGAGCAATCGAGCGCGAGAAAACGAAGCAGGAAAAGCTTGctacaaaacaagaaaaagctCACGagcgaaaaaagaagaaaatggatgCCGAACTAAAAAAACGTGAAAATGTGAGAAGGAACCTAAAAAGGTCAACAGCAGATAAAAATCaacgaaaagataaaaaagcaCCGGAAAGTGGTAAAAAGCGAAAGATGGAGAATCATGATGGAGAATACTAA